The Clostridium sporogenes genome contains a region encoding:
- a CDS encoding GerAB/ArcD/ProY family transporter produces the protein MANNEENFLTESQLTIILIGCMVGIGILSLPSSAIKIAKQDGWISVLLGSIYPLYIAFIAIYIRKNHPKEDILDLSKKIYGNILGNILNLIFLSFFFIISTDLAAEINNILKIYMIHSLSFWNLSSLLFLFVAYAAYGGTKVIGKINEILFYGTFVVFLIPLFSLKNINITNLQPVLGSGIGNIVKGIKGTFISYAGFEILFIFYPFINENVKIRKPAFKSIIFTTILYTLYVVLTLLYLGINASQKFLWPVITITTSIIIPIINSFKYIFLSLWTMTMFKCISIYYFTFTYGLNKIFKKISRENWIIISYPIMIIGSNLYGSPILRRSLIEKIFNYYIPYNMVFFSTTALLIALKKSNKN, from the coding sequence ATGGCGAATAATGAAGAAAATTTTTTAACTGAAAGTCAGCTAACTATTATACTTATAGGATGTATGGTTGGTATTGGAATATTGAGCTTACCAAGCTCTGCAATAAAAATAGCAAAACAAGATGGCTGGATTTCTGTACTATTAGGATCAATTTATCCCTTATATATTGCCTTTATAGCCATATATATCAGAAAAAATCACCCTAAAGAAGATATTTTAGATTTGAGTAAAAAAATCTATGGTAATATACTTGGAAATATATTAAATTTAATATTTTTATCCTTCTTCTTTATAATATCTACAGATCTAGCTGCAGAAATAAACAATATATTAAAAATTTATATGATTCACTCCTTAAGTTTTTGGAATCTATCAAGTTTACTATTTTTGTTTGTAGCTTATGCTGCTTATGGTGGAACAAAAGTAATAGGAAAAATAAATGAAATACTATTTTATGGTACCTTTGTAGTTTTTTTAATACCTTTATTTTCTTTAAAAAATATAAATATAACAAACTTACAACCAGTACTGGGATCAGGAATAGGAAATATTGTAAAAGGTATTAAAGGAACCTTTATTTCCTATGCAGGTTTTGAAATATTATTTATATTCTATCCTTTTATAAATGAAAATGTAAAAATAAGAAAGCCAGCTTTTAAAAGTATAATATTTACCACCATATTATATACTCTATATGTTGTGCTTACATTATTATATCTTGGAATTAATGCCTCTCAAAAATTTTTATGGCCTGTAATTACTATAACTACAAGTATAATAATACCTATAATAAATTCCTTTAAATATATTTTTTTATCTTTATGGACTATGACTATGTTTAAATGTATTTCTATATATTATTTTACCTTTACCTATGGATTAAATAAAATATTTAAGAAGATTAGTAGAGAAAATTGGATAATAATTTCCTATCCTATAATGATTATAGGATCCAATTTATATGGTAGTCCTATACTTAGGCGAAGTTTAATAGAAAAAATATTTAACTATTATATACCTTACAATATGGTGTTTTTTTCTACAACCGCCCTATTAATAGCATTAAAGAAAAGTAATAAAAATTGA
- a CDS encoding spore germination protein — protein MENKDLNALQDKINSIKTLVGEKNNLIIKDFIVCKKSNIEAALLYINGLANSETIDRDILKPLMFYIEEDLSSTNNLDEILCKKYISLSNTSLEQDINKAVFHLKRGKSVLIVKGGTKFIILDTAGGEYRDISDPINETSIRASREGFVEKLETNVSILRRRIKDNNLVQENLVIGRRNQTDVALMYIDNIADKNIVEDIKSRLSLIDVDVFVGTGMLEQFIEYSPYSIFPQAFFTERPDVVEANLFEGKIAIIAEGAPFVMTAPAVFFEFFQAIEDYTQRTIISSFIRLLRYFAVFIVTTLPAIYITLIKFNPELIPFKFIGAIIESRKGIALTPFMSILSMNIIIDFLREGGLRLPFKIAQTLSVVGGIIIGDAAIRAKIVSYTTLLVVGVSTVATFLIPNYEMAISIRLINYPMLFLGNFLGMFGITIGWFFLITYLCTLKSYGVPYFKIYKSDLKDILVRMPVYKMKKRPEVIPNSNPTRQSNFRDLFRRKKNDE, from the coding sequence ATGGAAAATAAAGATTTAAATGCACTTCAAGATAAAATTAATTCTATTAAAACTTTAGTTGGAGAAAAAAATAATTTAATAATAAAAGATTTTATAGTATGTAAAAAATCCAATATAGAAGCTGCATTATTATATATAAATGGATTAGCTAATAGTGAAACTATAGATAGAGATATTCTTAAGCCTTTAATGTTTTATATAGAGGAAGATTTAAGTTCTACAAATAATTTAGATGAAATTCTTTGTAAAAAATATATATCCCTTAGCAACACCTCTTTAGAACAAGATATTAATAAGGCTGTTTTTCATTTGAAAAGAGGTAAATCTGTACTAATTGTTAAGGGTGGTACAAAATTTATAATTCTAGATACAGCTGGTGGAGAATATAGAGATATTTCAGATCCTATAAACGAAACTTCTATAAGAGCTTCTAGAGAAGGCTTCGTAGAAAAATTAGAAACTAATGTAAGCATATTAAGAAGGAGAATAAAGGATAATAATTTAGTACAAGAAAATTTAGTAATTGGAAGAAGAAATCAAACAGATGTGGCCTTAATGTATATTGACAATATAGCTGATAAAAACATAGTTGAAGATATAAAATCAAGATTATCTTTAATAGATGTAGATGTATTTGTAGGTACTGGTATGTTAGAACAATTTATAGAATATAGCCCCTACAGTATATTCCCCCAGGCTTTTTTTACAGAAAGACCAGATGTAGTAGAAGCAAATTTATTTGAGGGCAAAATTGCTATCATTGCTGAAGGAGCTCCCTTTGTAATGACAGCACCAGCAGTATTTTTTGAGTTTTTCCAGGCAATTGAAGATTATACCCAAAGAACTATTATATCTTCCTTTATAAGATTATTAAGATATTTTGCGGTTTTTATAGTTACGACACTACCTGCTATTTACATAACTCTAATAAAGTTTAATCCAGAATTAATTCCCTTTAAGTTTATAGGAGCCATTATTGAATCAAGAAAAGGAATAGCATTAACTCCTTTTATGTCTATATTATCTATGAATATAATCATAGATTTTTTAAGAGAGGGTGGATTAAGACTACCCTTTAAGATAGCTCAGACTCTCAGTGTGGTGGGTGGTATTATAATAGGTGATGCAGCCATAAGGGCAAAAATAGTTAGTTATACCACTCTACTTGTAGTAGGTGTTTCTACAGTGGCTACATTTTTGATACCTAACTATGAGATGGCTATTTCTATAAGATTAATAAACTATCCCATGTTATTTTTAGGTAATTTTTTGGGTATGTTTGGTATTACAATAGGATGGTTTTTTTTAATAACCTATTTATGCACTTTAAAGAGCTATGGAGTACCTTATTTTAAAATATATAAAAGTGATTTAAAAGATATATTAGTTAGAATGCCTGTTTATAAAATGAAAAAACGCCCTGAGGTTATTCCCAATTCAAATCCAACTAGACAAAGTAATTTTAGAGACTTGTTTAGGAGAAAAAAGAATGATGAATAA
- a CDS encoding spore germination protein, translating to MKSNDLNALQDKIDSIKTLVGEKNNLIIKDFIVCKKSNIEAALLYINGLANSETIDRDILKPLMFYIKEDLSSTNNLDEILCKKYISLSNTSLEQDINQAVFHLKRGKSVLILENGTKFIILDTAGGEYRDISDPINETSIRASREGFVEKLETNISILRRRIKDNNLVQENLVIGRRSQTDVVLMYIDNIADKNIVKDIKSRLSLIDVDVFVGTGMLEQFIEYSPYSIFPQAFFTERPDVVEANLFEGKIAIIAEGTPFVMTAPAVFFEFFQAIEDYTQRTIISSFTRLLRYFAVFIVTTLPAIYITLIKFNSELIPFKFVGALIESRKGIALTPFMSILSMNIIIDFLREGGLRLPFKIAQTLSVVGGIIIGDAAIKAKIVSSTTLLVVGISTVATFLIPNYEMAISIRLISYPMLFLGNFLGMFGITIGWFFLIAHLCTLESYGVPYFKIYKSDLKDIFVRSPIYKMNKRPEIIPNSNPTRQSNFRDLFRRKDNGE from the coding sequence ATGAAAAGTAACGATTTAAATGCACTTCAAGATAAAATTGATTCTATTAAAACTTTAGTTGGGGAAAAAAATAATTTAATAATAAAAGATTTTATAGTATGTAAAAAATCCAATATTGAAGCTGCATTATTATATATAAATGGATTAGCTAATAGTGAAACTATAGATAGAGATATTCTTAAGCCTTTAATGTTTTATATAAAGGAAGATTTAAGTTCTACAAATAATTTAGATGAAATTCTTTGTAAAAAATATATATCTCTTAGCAACACCTCTTTAGAACAAGATATTAATCAGGCTGTTTTTCACTTAAAAAGAGGTAAATCTGTGCTGATTCTTGAGAATGGTACAAAATTTATAATTCTAGATACAGCTGGTGGAGAATATAGAGATATTTCAGATCCTATAAACGAAACTTCTATAAGAGCTTCTAGAGAAGGCTTTGTAGAAAAATTAGAAACTAATATAAGCATATTAAGAAGGAGAATAAAGGATAATAATTTAGTACAAGAAAATTTAGTAATTGGAAGAAGAAGTCAAACAGATGTAGTATTAATGTATATTGATAATATAGCTGATAAAAACATAGTTAAAGATATAAAATCGCGATTATCCTTAATAGATGTAGATGTATTCGTAGGTACTGGTATGTTAGAACAGTTTATAGAATATAGCCCCTACAGTATATTCCCCCAGGCTTTTTTTACAGAAAGACCAGATGTAGTAGAAGCAAATTTATTTGAAGGTAAAATTGCTATTATTGCTGAAGGGACTCCCTTTGTAATGACAGCACCAGCAGTATTTTTTGAGTTTTTCCAGGCAATTGAGGATTATACTCAAAGAACTATTATATCTTCTTTTACGAGATTATTAAGATATTTTGCAGTTTTTATAGTTACAACACTACCTGCTATTTACATAACTCTAATAAAATTTAATTCAGAATTAATTCCCTTTAAATTTGTAGGAGCTCTTATTGAATCTAGAAAAGGAATAGCACTAACACCCTTTATGTCTATATTATCTATGAATATAATAATAGACTTCTTAAGAGAGGGTGGCTTAAGACTACCCTTTAAGATAGCTCAGACTCTAAGTGTAGTGGGTGGTATTATAATAGGTGATGCAGCCATAAAGGCAAAAATAGTTAGTTCTACCACTCTACTTGTAGTAGGTATTTCCACAGTGGCTACATTTTTGATACCTAACTATGAAATGGCTATCTCTATAAGATTAATAAGTTATCCTATGTTATTTTTAGGTAATTTCTTAGGTATGTTTGGTATAACAATAGGATGGTTTTTTTTAATAGCACATTTATGTACTTTAGAAAGCTATGGAGTACCTTACTTTAAAATATATAAAAGTGATTTGAAAGATATCTTTGTAAGAAGTCCCATCTATAAAATGAATAAAAGGCCAGAAATTATTCCTAATTCAAATCCAACTAGACAAAGTAATTTTAGAGACTTGTTTAGGAGGAAAGATAATGGCGAATAA